From Fibrobacter sp., the proteins below share one genomic window:
- a CDS encoding collagen-like protein has product MAWSKNVNTNAPSKSFIANLLKAGVAISGCAILFACGDDVTNENITQIVQENVVVVADVSKLPDCTSENEGQQALVKGEPSPRICVDGKWFATFSDYTDKLDDFKCSAEKLKDGSGLKILCNGDSIGVVLNGANGSNGVNGTQGVQGEKGDKGDTGAQGIQGEKGDKGDTGAQGFQGEKGDKGDTGEQGIQGEKGDKGDTGE; this is encoded by the coding sequence ATGGCTTGGAGCAAAAACGTAAACACGAACGCGCCTAGCAAAAGTTTCATTGCGAACCTGCTGAAAGCAGGTGTGGCAATTTCTGGCTGCGCAATTCTATTCGCCTGTGGTGACGATGTGACGAACGAAAACATCACCCAAATTGTGCAAGAGAACGTGGTAGTCGTCGCCGATGTTTCCAAACTTCCTGATTGCACGTCCGAAAACGAAGGCCAGCAGGCGCTGGTCAAGGGTGAACCGTCGCCGCGTATTTGCGTCGATGGCAAGTGGTTTGCGACCTTTTCGGATTATACCGACAAGTTGGATGATTTCAAATGTTCCGCTGAAAAGTTGAAAGACGGTAGCGGCTTAAAGATCTTGTGTAACGGCGATTCCATCGGCGTTGTTCTAAATGGCGCCAATGGTTCTAACGGTGTGAATGGAACTCAGGGCGTTCAAGGCGAGAAAGGTGACAAGGGTGATACAGGAGCGCAGGGCATCCAAGGCGAGAAGGGTGACAAGGGCGATACTGGAGCGCAGGGCTTCCAAGGTGAGAAAGGTGACAAGGGCGATACTGGTGAGCAGGGCATCCAAGGCGAGAAAGGTGACAAGGGCGATACTGGTGAGC
- a CDS encoding HlyC/CorC family transporter encodes MLSIVITVLCCLFFSAFCSVTEASFYSVPPSTVESLQRRKSFTAKYLTHVKENIDRYIASVLVVNTIANTIGASLATALAVRRLPESGQFALPIALTILILLFGEITPKTLGVKQAKVMAPIVAVPFYYITKVLSWTGIIWLCLSLTKHWTHEDEEKKEVSIEDINSLVSLGLREEVIDNHQAAVIKNILALKSVVARKVMTPRHVVFSLPADKTIGETLDERGNWPFSRIPLYGEKKDEWIGIVLRRDAYNYLAEGKRDIKLRKLMRPLQLIPDSVTLEKLLLRFLKQRGHMVGVVDEFGAIAGIVSLEDVLEEILGREIVDEYDESVNLQETARRRSKALAFMRKAASERK; translated from the coding sequence ATGCTCTCTATAGTCATCACCGTTCTTTGCTGTCTTTTCTTTTCGGCCTTCTGTTCGGTAACGGAAGCGTCGTTTTACAGCGTGCCCCCCAGCACGGTAGAATCCCTGCAGCGCCGCAAGAGTTTTACCGCCAAGTACCTGACTCACGTCAAAGAAAATATTGACCGTTATATTGCCTCGGTGCTGGTGGTGAACACCATCGCGAACACCATCGGGGCTTCCCTGGCTACGGCCCTCGCCGTGCGTCGCCTGCCGGAATCGGGGCAGTTTGCTCTCCCCATCGCGCTCACTATCCTCATCTTGCTTTTTGGCGAAATCACTCCCAAGACTCTGGGCGTTAAACAGGCCAAGGTGATGGCCCCCATTGTAGCGGTGCCGTTCTATTACATTACCAAGGTCTTGAGCTGGACGGGAATCATCTGGCTCTGCCTCTCCCTCACCAAACACTGGACTCACGAAGACGAAGAGAAAAAAGAGGTGAGCATTGAGGATATCAACAGTCTGGTGAGCCTTGGCCTCAGGGAAGAGGTGATTGACAATCATCAGGCGGCGGTCATCAAGAACATTCTGGCCCTGAAATCCGTGGTAGCCCGCAAGGTGATGACGCCCAGGCACGTGGTGTTCAGCCTCCCGGCCGACAAGACCATCGGGGAAACCCTAGACGAACGGGGCAACTGGCCCTTTTCCAGGATTCCGCTTTATGGTGAAAAGAAGGACGAATGGATTGGCATCGTGCTGCGTCGGGACGCCTACAACTACCTGGCCGAAGGCAAGCGTGATATCAAGCTCCGCAAGCTGATGCGCCCCTTGCAGCTGATCCCCGACAGCGTGACTCTTGAAAAGTTGCTGCTCCGGTTCTTGAAACAGCGGGGCCACATGGTGGGCGTTGTGGACGAGTTCGGCGCCATCGCGGGAATTGTTTCCCTGGAAGACGTGCTGGAAGAAATCCTCGGTCGCGAGATTGTGGACGAGTACGACGAGTCCGTGAACCTGCAGGAGACCGCCCGCCGCCGGAGCAAGGCCCTGGCCTTTATGCGGAAAGCCGCTTCGGAAAGGAAGTAG
- the rplM gene encoding 50S ribosomal protein L13: MKTITVNPKSVTRKWKLVDAAGKPMGRVASEVARLLMGKHKAIYSPNVDTGDYVVVINAEKVAVTGNKNLQKQYFHHTGHIAGERWINFADLLAKHPTAPLEAAIWGMLPHSALGHKMVKKLKIYAGAEHPHAAQNPEVVDF, encoded by the coding sequence ATGAAGACCATTACGGTAAACCCCAAGTCCGTCACCCGCAAGTGGAAGCTTGTGGATGCAGCGGGCAAGCCTATGGGTCGCGTCGCAAGCGAAGTTGCCCGCCTCCTCATGGGTAAGCACAAGGCCATCTATTCCCCCAACGTCGATACCGGCGATTACGTGGTTGTCATCAACGCTGAAAAGGTTGCCGTTACCGGTAACAAGAACCTTCAGAAGCAGTACTTCCACCACACCGGTCACATCGCTGGCGAACGCTGGATCAACTTTGCCGACCTTTTGGCAAAGCACCCCACCGCTCCGCTGGAAGCTGCCATCTGGGGCATGCTCCCTCACAGCGCACTGGGCCACAAGATGGTCAAGAAACTCAAAATCTATGCCGGCGCCGAACATCCGCACGCGGCACAAAACCCCGAAGTCGTTGACTTCTAA
- the sppA gene encoding signal peptide peptidase SppA: MRQGYQKYCFLRHLSSFVCKAVGPFFRLCLFLLAPAFAYLPGESGFVSLEGAHGVFGNPAGLTAFDSWGTLLDYQYDDEISQFRVGGNLDHFGAGFEYRYADKGLDESRWSLTYSTDILRRYFFWGSRLTAFRSSAFEGTEWSYTQGVMLRPFRFLSLGYSCDNLLYAGPKSMDRVHNAGATLRLGRNLSVSYDVEDWEEHRLLFELELYGTRYGFKMPVYGDDDEYTLTMSMPFGGSNNLAVKFYDDYLPKGVTWGYHSARNPNATMFAQIVRVPLDMEVSEVESPFSFIRPQSIALMKVRTLFEHLLRDPSASIVLLDFSGYKGNVGVSNEINRGVMKLKARGAKVIAYMDDVRPSVLLAASSVDRIVVEPSAHFSWRGVGGNTLFYKGLLDKLGVKVEFLRHGAYKSAVEPYIADSMSAESRENRLELYSDFWKMMNAYVAGRMAFRKQMPVEKAAASLDSLAKVPVVSARAALQAGVIDSILYIDQVPSYALKTFFGLDAPYAGYVTWKPTDRKIFNESWSHRARIGLLNIDGTIDGAMEKSVSATLNRLASGGGVSALVVRISSPGGSAIASDKIWAALKNLHKQGLPIVASIGNMGASGGYYIACGADEIVAEPFSFVGSIGIYGGKVDASGLLSKLGLKAETVKTHDYADAETFTRPWTDEEKKALQDYMDEFYGRFVGVVSQATGVEKAKIDTAYGGGRVFVGWKALEAGLVHKLGGLDVAIAEAKRLADIGESTDVELVQFATEKSYLVPVPSSKAVMDFFREAERTQFWAVEPDLLNFEP, encoded by the coding sequence ATGCGACAAGGTTACCAGAAGTATTGTTTCCTGCGGCATCTCTCGTCTTTCGTCTGTAAGGCCGTAGGTCCGTTCTTTCGTCTTTGCCTGTTCCTTCTCGCCCCCGCTTTCGCCTACCTGCCGGGGGAATCCGGCTTTGTGTCTTTAGAAGGTGCCCACGGCGTTTTCGGAAACCCCGCCGGCCTTACGGCTTTTGATTCCTGGGGAACCTTGCTGGACTACCAGTATGACGACGAGATTTCCCAGTTCCGCGTGGGCGGTAATCTGGACCACTTTGGCGCGGGCTTCGAGTACCGCTATGCGGACAAGGGGCTGGATGAATCCCGCTGGAGCTTGACGTATTCCACCGACATTCTCCGGCGCTACTTTTTCTGGGGCAGCCGACTGACGGCCTTCAGGAGCTCCGCCTTCGAAGGCACGGAATGGTCCTACACTCAAGGCGTGATGCTCAGGCCTTTCAGGTTCTTGTCCCTCGGGTATTCCTGCGACAACCTGCTGTACGCAGGTCCGAAATCGATGGACCGCGTTCATAACGCGGGCGCTACCCTGCGGCTTGGGCGGAACTTGAGCGTGAGCTACGATGTGGAGGATTGGGAGGAACACCGCCTACTTTTTGAGCTGGAACTGTACGGCACCCGCTACGGTTTCAAGATGCCTGTTTACGGTGACGATGACGAATACACCCTCACCATGTCCATGCCCTTCGGCGGTTCCAACAACTTGGCAGTAAAATTCTACGATGACTACCTGCCCAAGGGTGTGACCTGGGGTTACCATTCCGCACGGAATCCGAACGCCACCATGTTCGCCCAGATTGTCCGTGTGCCTTTGGACATGGAAGTTTCCGAAGTGGAAAGCCCCTTCTCCTTTATACGGCCCCAGTCCATCGCCCTCATGAAGGTGCGGACCCTGTTCGAGCACCTGCTCCGTGATCCGTCGGCAAGTATCGTGCTGTTGGACTTTTCAGGCTACAAGGGGAACGTAGGTGTTTCCAACGAAATCAACCGCGGTGTCATGAAGCTGAAGGCCCGCGGTGCGAAGGTCATCGCCTACATGGACGATGTGCGGCCTTCTGTTTTGTTGGCGGCTTCCTCCGTGGACCGAATCGTGGTGGAGCCTTCGGCCCATTTCTCCTGGCGTGGCGTAGGCGGAAACACGCTTTTTTACAAGGGCCTGCTGGACAAGCTTGGCGTGAAGGTGGAGTTCCTGCGGCATGGCGCCTACAAGTCGGCGGTAGAACCCTACATTGCGGACTCCATGTCGGCGGAGTCCCGCGAAAACCGGCTTGAACTCTACAGCGATTTCTGGAAGATGATGAACGCCTACGTGGCAGGCCGCATGGCTTTCCGCAAGCAGATGCCTGTGGAAAAGGCCGCCGCGTCTTTGGATTCTTTGGCGAAGGTTCCTGTGGTGAGCGCCAGGGCGGCCCTGCAGGCGGGAGTCATTGATTCCATTCTTTATATAGACCAGGTGCCGTCTTACGCCTTGAAGACCTTCTTTGGACTGGACGCTCCCTATGCGGGCTATGTCACCTGGAAGCCGACGGACCGAAAAATCTTTAACGAAAGCTGGTCTCACCGGGCTCGCATCGGCCTCCTGAATATTGACGGAACTATCGACGGCGCTATGGAAAAGTCCGTGTCTGCCACATTGAACAGACTTGCCAGCGGCGGGGGCGTGTCGGCTTTGGTGGTTCGCATTTCTTCGCCGGGCGGTTCCGCTATCGCTTCCGACAAGATTTGGGCGGCGCTGAAGAACCTGCACAAGCAGGGGCTGCCTATTGTGGCGAGCATCGGGAACATGGGCGCCTCTGGCGGGTATTACATCGCCTGTGGCGCCGACGAGATTGTGGCCGAACCCTTCTCCTTTGTCGGGAGCATCGGCATCTACGGCGGCAAAGTAGATGCGTCCGGCTTGCTTTCAAAGCTTGGGCTCAAGGCAGAAACCGTCAAGACCCACGATTACGCCGATGCCGAAACTTTCACCAGGCCCTGGACCGACGAGGAAAAGAAGGCCCTGCAGGACTACATGGACGAATTCTACGGCAGGTTCGTCGGGGTGGTCTCCCAGGCCACCGGCGTAGAAAAGGCGAAAATCGACACCGCTTACGGCGGAGGCCGGGTCTTTGTGGGCTGGAAGGCTTTGGAGGCGGGACTGGTTCACAAGCTGGGCGGGTTGGACGTGGCCATTGCCGAAGCCAAGCGCCTTGCCGACATCGGGGAATCTACCGATGTGGAACTGGTACAGTTCGCCACCGAGAAATCTTATCTGGTGCCGGTGCCCAGCTCTAAGGCTGTCATGGACTTTTTCAGGGAGGCAGAACGCACCCAGTTCTGGGCCGTGGAACCCGACCTGCTGAATTTTGAACCGTAA
- a CDS encoding polysaccharide biosynthesis tyrosine autokinase — MASKKKEETDLFELLQNLMKNWFIVLPCMLFAAAVGVFVAMWIRPVYQVDALLQIESKNSKGSAMMGDMAAMFTTTSPAETEIELIKSRKVLGTTVESKRLQFYAIPKGKWDRLFHREGRMELMNFEVPWEGVPLDDREKPWTAKASDSVNFVLYDHDDKRVLNGVVGQTYHFPYAGDTASFGIYRMEARKGQRFSVGKMTYLDAVEAFRKNFEVAEKGKRTGILEFSYQDVYPDRAVDVLNEVATSYLRQNVEERNAEAQQTLEFLEKQLPDLKARLDSSLMNMNAYQNRVGSVDVAAETQIVLQKRMQLEQKILEIQQKKQEAIRLFHAEHPTVKTLEDQERAIRRELAATSRDVKDLPETQQEVLKLTSEVELNKVLYTNMLNSVQQLRLVSAGEVGSVRIVDFAEQTTKPIKPRKKIILGIFLFLGLLLSLAIVSLKDKLSGGVKSATFIEKETGFTVYAKVPKGNPKGTKGTRPLAVVEPDDVAVESLRALRSSLEFSMMESDQPVIGVSGLIPGVGKSFISVNLAALYAGLGKKVLLIDADLRKGRLHKEFGIKRGKGFSQVLLREVQPEEVISSTEVENLFVLPCGNVPTNPAELLGSKHYAELIAQFKTQYDLIIIDTPPIMLVTDAALACRVAAQVVMVIEYDKHSIEAIQDGMSQILKGNPNAHASIVINKYEHGSQDGYGYKYGKY; from the coding sequence ATGGCATCTAAAAAGAAAGAAGAAACGGATCTTTTTGAACTGCTGCAGAACCTGATGAAAAATTGGTTCATCGTACTGCCGTGCATGCTTTTTGCTGCTGCGGTGGGAGTCTTTGTTGCAATGTGGATTCGACCAGTATATCAGGTGGATGCCTTGTTGCAGATAGAAAGCAAGAACAGCAAGGGAAGCGCCATGATGGGAGATATGGCGGCCATGTTCACCACCACAAGCCCTGCTGAAACAGAAATAGAACTGATTAAGAGCCGCAAGGTGCTTGGAACTACTGTGGAGTCAAAGCGCCTGCAGTTCTACGCTATCCCGAAGGGGAAATGGGATAGGCTCTTCCATCGGGAAGGCCGTATGGAATTGATGAATTTTGAGGTTCCCTGGGAAGGTGTTCCCCTAGATGACAGGGAAAAGCCCTGGACGGCCAAGGCGTCGGATTCGGTGAACTTTGTTTTGTACGACCACGACGACAAGCGTGTTTTGAACGGCGTTGTTGGACAGACTTACCACTTCCCCTATGCAGGTGATACGGCCTCCTTTGGAATCTACCGGATGGAAGCCAGGAAGGGGCAGCGCTTTTCTGTAGGCAAGATGACGTACTTGGATGCGGTTGAGGCCTTCCGTAAAAACTTCGAGGTGGCAGAGAAGGGCAAGCGTACCGGCATATTGGAATTCTCCTACCAAGATGTCTACCCGGACCGTGCTGTGGATGTGCTGAACGAGGTGGCGACCTCTTATTTGCGGCAGAACGTGGAGGAACGCAATGCCGAGGCCCAGCAGACATTGGAGTTCCTGGAAAAGCAGCTACCGGACTTGAAGGCCAGGTTGGATTCTTCGCTGATGAACATGAATGCCTACCAAAACAGGGTGGGGTCCGTGGACGTGGCCGCCGAGACCCAGATTGTGCTCCAAAAGCGCATGCAGTTGGAACAGAAGATTTTGGAAATTCAACAGAAAAAGCAAGAAGCCATTCGCTTGTTTCATGCGGAACACCCCACGGTTAAGACTCTTGAAGATCAGGAACGTGCGATACGTCGCGAATTGGCTGCAACGTCAAGGGATGTGAAGGATTTGCCGGAGACCCAACAAGAAGTGCTGAAGCTGACTAGCGAAGTGGAATTGAACAAGGTGCTCTACACCAATATGCTGAACAGTGTGCAGCAGTTGCGACTTGTTTCTGCCGGCGAAGTGGGTTCCGTGCGTATTGTGGACTTTGCAGAACAGACCACGAAGCCGATAAAGCCGAGAAAAAAGATTATCCTCGGCATTTTCCTGTTCTTAGGTCTGTTGCTCAGCTTGGCTATCGTCTCGCTCAAGGATAAGCTTAGCGGCGGTGTCAAGAGTGCCACCTTTATCGAAAAGGAAACGGGCTTTACTGTCTATGCCAAGGTGCCCAAGGGTAACCCCAAGGGTACAAAGGGCACACGCCCGCTTGCCGTTGTGGAACCCGACGACGTGGCCGTGGAATCCCTGCGCGCTCTGCGTTCTTCTCTAGAGTTCTCTATGATGGAATCGGATCAGCCGGTTATCGGCGTAAGTGGTCTTATTCCTGGGGTGGGTAAGAGCTTTATCTCTGTGAACCTTGCTGCCCTGTATGCGGGTCTTGGAAAGAAGGTGCTGCTTATAGATGCAGACCTGCGTAAGGGACGCCTGCATAAGGAATTCGGTATCAAGCGCGGCAAGGGATTCTCCCAAGTGCTGCTGCGGGAGGTCCAACCCGAAGAAGTCATCTCCTCTACCGAAGTGGAAAACCTGTTTGTGCTGCCCTGTGGAAACGTTCCGACAAATCCGGCGGAATTGCTTGGTTCCAAGCATTATGCAGAACTGATTGCACAATTCAAGACGCAGTACGACTTGATTATCATCGATACTCCGCCTATCATGTTGGTGACGGATGCTGCCCTTGCTTGCCGTGTGGCTGCCCAAGTTGTGATGGTTATTGAATATGACAAGCATTCCATTGAAGCTATTCAGGATGGTATGAGCCAGATTCTCAAGGGCAATCCCAACGCCCATGCCTCTATTGTCATCAACAAGTACGAACATGGCAGCCAGGATGGATACGGCTACAAGTACGGAAAATACTAA
- a CDS encoding WecB/TagA/CpsF family glycosyltransferase — MKHQRDREFHEMADQAEFSVCDSKVVKLSAKLLGLSLKEAIPGSSFFPQYCDYHAKDENIKIFLLGAKEGVGLKAQERINKRIGRKIIVGAYSPPFGFEKDDAECEHILNVIKESSANVVLVGLGEPKQTKWIYKYKDRLPGINVFMALGATIDFEAGNIKRAPVIFQKMALEWLYRLIQEPKRLWRRYFLEDLPFFWLFFKQVLGLYRDPWGKEEKG; from the coding sequence ATGAAACACCAGCGGGACAGGGAATTCCACGAGATGGCGGATCAGGCCGAATTTTCCGTCTGTGATAGTAAGGTTGTGAAACTCTCTGCAAAGTTGCTAGGACTCTCTCTAAAGGAAGCCATTCCGGGCTCAAGTTTTTTCCCTCAATACTGCGATTACCACGCCAAGGACGAAAATATCAAGATTTTTCTCCTTGGCGCAAAAGAAGGCGTCGGACTCAAGGCTCAAGAGAGAATCAATAAAAGAATTGGCCGCAAAATTATCGTAGGAGCCTATTCTCCACCGTTTGGTTTTGAAAAAGACGATGCAGAATGCGAGCACATTCTTAACGTCATCAAGGAATCCTCTGCGAACGTGGTACTTGTGGGGCTTGGCGAGCCCAAACAAACCAAGTGGATTTACAAATACAAAGACAGGCTACCAGGCATAAACGTGTTCATGGCGCTGGGTGCAACTATCGACTTTGAAGCCGGCAACATCAAGCGTGCCCCCGTCATCTTCCAAAAAATGGCACTTGAATGGCTTTACCGCCTCATCCAAGAACCCAAGCGCCTGTGGCGACGCTATTTCTTGGAAGACCTTCCGTTCTTTTGGTTGTTTTTCAAGCAGGTATTAGGCCTTTATCGGGACCCCTGGGGTAAAGAGGAAAAGGGATAG
- a CDS encoding CotH kinase family protein, with amino-acid sequence MWNDTEDAPNHLSLDDSEYPYAGIPRLVIETENFSQIRNKTSKIPSQLQIWEEKQPSSEVIELSVNGRGNSSFTMAKHGIRLRLVQKQALFGMPKDKDWVLVANQRDKSLLRNFITYQLAQILQDNYSPRCHFVEVFLNRQYMGVYLLVEYPKISKYRINIAENDSSFFFEKTKECDPDDVFFKSRLGHTFVIRQPKNASPKSIALLKAHIDKLEQKLEMNDINLGEWVNVNDFIRYYWIQEFSKNMDGAFGRSIFITWQPGNLIEMGPVWDFDLAYGIGNTKIMSSSDWYVRYQGWYKYLFQNEYIKELARQYWKEHRQQFMALADSIESASKILTSAARNNFKRWPVLEKDDYWPFVDSYKNYEEAVNTLKEWTQKRVRWIDEHL; translated from the coding sequence GTGTGGAACGATACCGAGGACGCCCCCAACCACCTATCGCTAGACGATTCCGAATACCCGTACGCCGGTATCCCCAGATTAGTTATTGAAACCGAAAATTTCAGCCAAATCCGCAACAAGACAAGCAAAATTCCATCACAGTTACAAATTTGGGAAGAAAAGCAGCCTAGTAGCGAAGTTATAGAACTAAGCGTCAATGGCCGCGGTAATTCAAGTTTCACTATGGCAAAACACGGGATTAGGCTACGGTTAGTCCAAAAGCAAGCCCTTTTCGGAATGCCTAAAGACAAGGACTGGGTCCTGGTGGCAAACCAGCGCGACAAAAGCCTATTGCGAAATTTCATTACCTATCAACTAGCACAAATCCTGCAAGATAACTATTCTCCAAGATGCCACTTTGTAGAAGTATTCTTGAACCGGCAATACATGGGAGTCTACCTGCTTGTAGAATACCCTAAAATTTCAAAATATCGAATAAACATCGCCGAGAACGATTCCAGTTTCTTCTTTGAGAAAACAAAAGAGTGCGACCCAGACGACGTTTTTTTCAAAAGTCGACTTGGCCACACTTTTGTTATCCGGCAACCCAAGAACGCCTCACCAAAGTCGATTGCCCTATTAAAAGCGCATATTGACAAACTCGAACAGAAACTCGAAATGAACGATATCAACCTAGGAGAATGGGTTAATGTCAACGATTTTATCAGGTATTACTGGATTCAAGAATTTTCAAAAAATATGGACGGGGCATTCGGCCGCAGCATATTCATCACATGGCAACCAGGGAACTTGATTGAAATGGGACCCGTGTGGGACTTTGATCTAGCATACGGCATCGGAAATACGAAAATCATGAGTTCTAGCGACTGGTATGTCCGCTACCAAGGATGGTACAAGTATCTATTCCAAAACGAGTACATAAAAGAACTCGCAAGACAATATTGGAAAGAGCATCGGCAGCAGTTTATGGCTCTGGCCGACTCCATAGAATCAGCATCTAAAATTCTCACTTCTGCGGCTCGCAACAACTTTAAACGTTGGCCCGTGTTGGAAAAAGATGATTACTGGCCCTTTGTAGATTCTTACAAAAACTACGAAGAAGCCGTCAACACCCTTAAAGAATGGACCCAAAAACGCGTCCGGTGGATTGACGAACACCTATAA
- the rpsB gene encoding 30S ribosomal protein S2 — protein MANLPSVEDLLAAGSHFGHQTQRWNPKMKPYILAEKNGIYVLNLSKTRELLEEAGKAAAKISESGKTVLFVGTKPTARQCVLDAASTCNQFSVTNRWLGGMLTNFQTVRKSIKKIDKIDAMEQDGTFQALSKKEVLDKNREREKLLGVFGGIREMVNLPGLVVVTDLQHEKIAVAEARRLHIPIIGICDTNVDPTLVDYPIPANDDAVKSLKLIVDYIAANVKVRTNDNKKADKEEVKKFDNGEEEK, from the coding sequence ATGGCAAATCTGCCTTCCGTTGAAGATCTGCTTGCTGCAGGCTCCCACTTTGGTCACCAGACTCAGCGCTGGAACCCGAAAATGAAACCCTACATCTTGGCCGAAAAGAACGGTATCTACGTTCTGAACCTGTCCAAGACCCGTGAACTTTTGGAAGAAGCTGGCAAGGCCGCTGCCAAGATTTCTGAATCTGGCAAGACCGTGCTGTTCGTCGGCACCAAGCCCACTGCCCGTCAGTGCGTGCTGGACGCCGCCTCTACTTGCAACCAGTTCTCCGTCACCAACCGCTGGCTCGGCGGCATGCTCACCAACTTCCAGACGGTGCGCAAGTCCATCAAGAAGATCGACAAGATCGACGCCATGGAACAGGACGGCACCTTCCAGGCCCTCTCCAAGAAGGAAGTCCTGGACAAGAACCGCGAACGCGAAAAGCTGCTGGGCGTGTTCGGTGGCATCCGCGAAATGGTGAACCTTCCTGGCCTCGTGGTCGTGACCGACCTTCAGCACGAAAAGATTGCTGTGGCCGAAGCCCGTCGCCTCCACATTCCTATCATCGGCATCTGCGACACCAACGTGGATCCGACCCTCGTGGATTACCCGATCCCGGCCAACGACGACGCCGTGAAGTCCCTGAAGCTCATTGTTGACTACATTGCTGCAAACGTCAAGGTTCGCACCAACGACAACAAGAAGGCCGACAAGGAAGAAGTGAAGAAGTTCGACAACGGCGAGGAAGAAAAGTAA
- a CDS encoding Txe/YoeB family addiction module toxin has protein sequence MKKVWHDSAWEEYLYWQVQDKKTLKRINALVQDIERNGASEGIGKPEPLKGDLSGYFSRRIDDANRLVYAVKDGVLEIVACKSHYGDH, from the coding sequence ATGAAAAAAGTTTGGCACGACAGTGCGTGGGAAGAATATCTCTATTGGCAGGTTCAGGACAAGAAAACTCTCAAAAGAATAAATGCCCTAGTTCAGGATATTGAACGAAACGGGGCGTCTGAGGGCATTGGTAAACCCGAACCGCTAAAGGGCGACTTGTCCGGTTATTTTAGTCGCCGCATTGATGATGCAAACCGACTGGTTTACGCTGTAAAAGACGGTGTACTTGAGATTGTCGCTTGCAAAAGCCACTACGGCGATCACTAA
- the tsf gene encoding translation elongation factor Ts gives MQITASLVNELRQKTGVGMMQCKKALTETDGDMDKAVELLRKQGAAVAAKRADKAAKEGRIYLIETADKAAAFELSCETEPVSNNDDFVALANMAVKAVETQAIASVDDLKNAVVDGKKINDVLQDVLVKIQENIDFRKFAEIKKVANSVFGVYSHMKGKIGVITELSFEGSASDEAALKQAAKDIAMQAAAFAPVALNDAAVPAETIEKEKEIAKAQIEASGKQTKPEFMQRQIDGRVAKVLKEIVLEDQEFFMTDKNPKKLSVKDYLQEVVAKQLGLASLKVVNFIRFERGN, from the coding sequence ATGCAGATTACCGCTTCCCTCGTTAATGAACTCCGCCAGAAGACTGGCGTGGGCATGATGCAGTGCAAGAAGGCCCTCACCGAAACTGACGGCGACATGGACAAGGCCGTTGAACTCCTCCGCAAGCAGGGTGCTGCTGTTGCCGCCAAGCGCGCCGACAAGGCCGCCAAGGAAGGCCGCATCTACTTGATCGAAACCGCCGACAAGGCCGCTGCTTTCGAACTCTCTTGCGAAACCGAACCGGTCTCCAACAACGACGACTTCGTTGCTCTTGCCAATATGGCTGTTAAGGCTGTCGAAACTCAGGCTATCGCCTCTGTCGACGACCTGAAGAACGCCGTGGTCGATGGCAAGAAGATTAACGATGTGCTCCAGGACGTGCTCGTCAAGATCCAGGAAAACATCGACTTCCGCAAGTTCGCCGAAATCAAGAAGGTTGCCAACTCCGTGTTTGGCGTTTACAGCCACATGAAGGGCAAGATCGGCGTGATTACCGAACTTTCTTTCGAAGGCAGCGCTTCTGACGAAGCCGCTCTCAAGCAGGCTGCTAAGGACATCGCTATGCAGGCCGCCGCATTTGCTCCGGTGGCCCTGAACGATGCCGCCGTCCCGGCCGAAACCATCGAAAAGGAAAAGGAAATCGCCAAGGCCCAGATCGAAGCTTCCGGCAAGCAGACCAAGCCCGAATTCATGCAGCGTCAGATCGACGGTCGCGTGGCTAAGGTGCTCAAGGAAATCGTTCTTGAAGACCAGGAATTCTTCATGACTGACAAGAACCCGAAGAAGCTCAGCGTCAAGGACTACCTCCAGGAAGTCGTTGCCAAGCAGCTGGGCCTTGCTAGCCTGAAGGTCGTGAACTTCATCCGCTTCGAACGCGGAAACTAA
- the rpsI gene encoding 30S ribosomal protein S9 has protein sequence MYRGTGRRKNAIAAVILKPGSGKRTINGRDFKDYFHSEVQNMIANLPFSILGNAEEWDVEVTARGGGIAGQMGAVRLGIARALVANNAEDKPALKKEGLMTRDSRAVERKKFGRKKARKHFQFSKR, from the coding sequence ATCTACCGTGGCACGGGCCGCCGCAAGAACGCCATCGCCGCTGTGATCCTGAAGCCGGGTTCCGGCAAGCGCACTATCAATGGTCGTGATTTCAAGGATTACTTCCATTCCGAAGTGCAGAACATGATTGCTAACCTTCCGTTCTCTATTCTCGGCAACGCCGAAGAATGGGACGTGGAAGTCACCGCCCGTGGCGGTGGAATCGCTGGTCAGATGGGCGCTGTCCGTCTGGGCATCGCTCGCGCTCTCGTCGCTAACAACGCCGAAGACAAGCCCGCCCTCAAGAAGGAAGGACTCATGACTCGCGACTCCCGTGCTGTCGAACGTAAGAAATTCGGCCGCAAGAAGGCTCGTAAGCACTTCCAGTTCAGCAAGCGCTAA